A stretch of the Uranotaenia lowii strain MFRU-FL chromosome 3, ASM2978415v1, whole genome shotgun sequence genome encodes the following:
- the LOC129753209 gene encoding ionotropic receptor 75a-like: protein MLSLKLFIVNVLLMPRVVSAFPNVKLLVDYLNWQKLRVVNVFHCLQQNDDIFGFPKQLQDLYKNQLHYHDISNFTEAWSHHHTMRQEYQKIGIMVDLSCSHIEPFFKLMSNQEYFNASFHWLMVEHESLANASCLLDGQNLKVDAKITLVVSDEFDQELLNVYDVFSVMRSRGSPLNVTFYGNWTLEQGFRFHTAQSEYERRFDFGGMWLKGAVQDLNQVNHTSILEHLTSRKTITQYAMHRFGYVMWELVMRKHNFTMKIIRTSSWGITNTDGRSHMGMIGQIASGDVDACINLLTYKTERIGSFDFTVTVGFSKRPFVFRHPRFGQNRNVFLQPFAMDLWVALLIIGLASATLLYCNCCGESLQFPSDQEIRNNRSLSLLNIFAIACQQGFSTNATAISTRIHLLCMLVFSFMVFQFYSAFIVGYLLIAPPKFMNTLQHLLDSNLKILVEDIVYNTDYLNRTKDPLTIELYQKRILNGERNFLNVSEGIARVRKGGSAFLFDTSYGYPMVMDSFSDIEICDLQEIYLYALRPLDLPLAKGSPFKEMFRITLRKVMESSVGQYERRFFYCEKPQCATSDMDVMPVALEHVKSLFVVITFSLIISGLLLLFEIGYSTVKKRLRRNPLEIQLQYKLKKFT from the exons ATGCTTTCGTTGAAATTATTTATAGTGAATGTTTTACTAATGCCACGTGTAGTAAGTGCGTTCCCAAATGTGAAACTACTAGTGGATTACCTAAACTGGCAGAAGTTAAGGGTCGTTAATGTTTTTCATTGTTTGCAACAAAATGATG ATATTTTCGGTTTTCCTAAACAGTTACAAGATTTATACAAGAATCAACTTCACTACCACGACATCTCAAATTTCACGGAAGCCTGGAGTCATCATCATACTATGAGACAAGAGTACCAAAAAATTGGAATCATGGTCGATTTGAGTTGTTCCCACATTGAACCGTTTTTCAAGCTGATGTCCAATCAGGAATATTTTAATGCCTCTTTCCATTGGTTGATGGTTGAACATGAATCTTTGGCAAATGCTAGCTGTCTGTTGGATGGGCAGAATTTGAAAGTGGATGCCAAAATAACACTGGTGGTTAGCGATGAATTTGACCAAGAACTGTTGAATGTTTATGATGTGTTCAGCGTGATGAGATCGCGTGGATCCCCCCTTAATGTAACATTCTATGGTAATTGGACCTTGGAACAGGGGTTTCGATTTCATACCGCCCAGTCGGAATACGAGCGTAGGTTTGATTTCGGTGGAATGTGGTTGAAGGGAGCGGTGCAG GATCTAAACCAAGTTAATCACACCAGTATACTGGAACATTTGACAAGCCGAAAAACAATTACACAATATGCGATGCATCGTTTCGGATACGTTATGTGGGAATTAGTAATGCGGAAACATAATTTTAC TATGAAGATTATTCGAACTTCCTCGTGGGGAATAACGAACACCGATGGTCGATCACATATGGGGATGATCGGTCAAATAGCATCCGGAGATGTTGATGCTTGCATCAATTTACTGACCTATAAAACCGAACGAATTGGGAGTTTCGATTTCACCGTTACCGTGGGATTTTCTAA ACGTCCTTTCGTGTTTCGTCATCCCCGTTTCGGTCAAAATCGAAATGTATTTTTGCAACCATTTGCCATGGACCTTTGGGTCGCACTTCTGATCATAGGACTTGCATCGGCAACACTTCTCTATTGCAACTGTTGCGGTGAAAGTCTGCAATTTCCCTCGGATCAGGAGATTCGTAATAATCGTTCATTGTcgcttttgaacatttttgccaTTGCTTGTCAACAAG GTTTCAGTACCAATGCCACGGCTATTTCTACAAGAATCCACCTGCTCTGTATGTTGGTATTTTCTTTCATGGTGTTCCAATTTTATTCAGCCTTCATTGTGGGTTACCTTCTGATTGCCCCACCAAAATTCATGAATACTCTTCAACACCTTCTGGACAGCAACTTGAAAATTCTGGTGGAAGACATCGTTTACAACACCGACTATTTGAAC CGAACTAAAGATCCACTTACCATCGAACTGTATCAGAAGCGAATTCTCAACGGAGAGCGAAACTTCCTGAACGTGAGTGAAGGAATAGCTCGCGTTCGAAAGGGTGGCAGTGCGTTTCTCTTCGATACATCGTACGGCTACCCAATGGTTATGGATAGCTTTTCGGACATAGAAATCTGTGACCTACAGGAGATCTATCTTTACGCGCTCCGACCACTGGATCTGCCGCTGGCCAAGGGAAGCCCATTCAAGGAGATGTTCCGGATAACGTTGCGCAAGGTGATGGAATCTTCGGTGGGCCAGTATGAGCGACGGTTTTTCTACTGCGAAAAGCCACAGTGTGCTACCAGCGATATGGACGTTATGCCCGTGGCCTTGGAGCATGTCAAATCGCTGTTTGTTGTTATAACCTTTTCTCTCATCATAAGTGGTTTGCTCTTGCTTTTCGAAATTGGTTACTCAACGGTGAAGAAGCGATTGAGAAGAAACCCGCTGGAAATACAATTGCAGTATAAATTGAAGAAATTCACATAA